One Euphorbia lathyris chromosome 1, ddEupLath1.1, whole genome shotgun sequence DNA segment encodes these proteins:
- the LOC136222807 gene encoding cytochrome c-type biogenesis protein CcmE homolog, mitochondrial has product MAFRSSLLRLRSHLIPTTTTTTTTTSRLFHSGSPILFTVKSERFIFSPLSDIRSIASEYSSLTGLRFFSTSRRQPIRSKSVDIGARARQLQARRLWTYALTFSCIAGFIVIVLNNFQDQLVFYVTPTDAMEKYKANPERNKFRLGGLVLEGSVAQPASSPEMEFVITDLITDILVRYKGSLPDLFREGHSVVVEGFVKPFTEELKKEVGVKNVSGKARSEECYFSATEVLAKHDEKYMPPEVAAAIEKNKKLIEAEASEGKEEVVARTN; this is encoded by the coding sequence ATGGCCTTCCGCTCCTCCCTCCTCCGCCTCAGATCCCACCTTATTccgaccaccaccaccaccaccaccaccaccagcCGGCTGTTTCACTCAGGTTCTCCAATTCTCTTCACCGTCAAATCTGAACGCTTCATCTTCTCTCCCCTTTCCGATATCCGTTCGATCGCTTCGGAATATTCCTCACTCACCGGTCTCCGATTCTTCTCTACCTCTCGTCGCCAGCCGATCCGCTCTAAGAGCGTAGACATCGGAGCAAGAGCCCGTCAATTACAAGCGCGCCGCCTTTGGACCTATGCTTTGACATTCAGTTGCATCGCGGGTTTTATAGtaatcgttctgaacaactttcaAGATCAATTGGTGTTTTATGTGACTCCAACGGACGCTATGGAGAAATACAAAGCGAATCCAGAGAGGAACAAGTTCAGATTAGGTGGATTAGTCCTTGAAGGAAGCGTAGCTCAACCCGCTTCATCGCCTGAAATGGAGTTCGTGATTACAGATTTGATCACAGATATATTAGTACGGTATAAAGGATCGCTTCCGGACTTGTTCAGGGAAGGGCATTCGGTGGTGGTGGAGGGATTTGTTAAGCCATTCACGGAGGAGTTAAAGAAGGAGGTGGGAGTGAAGAATGTTTCTGGGAAGGCGAGGAgcgaggaatgttatttttcggCTACAGAGGTTTTGGCCAAGCATGACGAGAAGTACATGCCTCCGGAGGTTGCGGCAGCGATTGAGAAGAATAAGAAGCTGATTGAGGCAGAGGCCAGTGAAGGAAAGGAAGAAGTCGTTGCAAGGACTAATTGA